The nucleotide sequence AAGAACTTTTATTTCAGGCCTACAAACTTCAGTGGataaagtgaaaaagaaaaaaaatattaagtgaaatTCGATCCTGTGTTAAAATATGTTTGTGATTTTTAATTCGTCCGTGAGATTTGTACACGTAACATTCTATGTGGTTCTCTTCACTTCGACTGAGTTCTATAATTAGACCCAGTTCATATAAGGAGCGCCAAGCCAGTCATCTAAATAAAGACTCGCTCAAATAGTGCTTTCACTCTTCGTGAATATTTTTCGTGAATTTCCTTTGATAAATTCTTccaatttatttacttttcctatttttcttaaatcaaaACTTGTGGACTTATGCAGTGATGGAGATTACAATGAGTTTTTTTGTGAATGATTTCTAGGGGCGGAATTTGCCTTCTCAATTTTCGATTTGGATGGTGAGGATTGCATCGATGCCAACTCCATTGGTGATGTCTTGCGTGCCCTCAACTGCAACCCAACCCTGGCCACTATCGAAAAGATGGGCGGCACAAAGAAGAGGGGCGAGAAGAAACTGAAAATTGAAGAATTCCTCCCAATCTATGCACAGGTTTGTTAGAGAATCCGGATAATCCATTTGAGCATTTGGTAATTGATACCTTTGACTCATATTTCTAGGTCAAGAAAGAGAAAGACACGGGATGCTATGAAGATTTCCTCGAGTGTCTGAAGCTGTACGACAAAAATGAGAACGGTCTTATGCTCCTAGCTGAATTGAACCACAATCTTTTGGCCCTGGGTAAGTTTCTAagtttccaagttactaaatccAAATATTCTCTTAAAGCGTTTAGATGATTTCTAATTCCTATATTTCTATTCAGGTGAGAAACTCAATGATGATGAAGTCGCGGAAGTATTCAAGGACTGCTTGGACCCTGAAGATGATGAAGGACAGATCCCCTATGCCCGTAAGTATCACAATTCAACCTTACCGCAATTCTTCAATTCAATCATTCCCTGGCACCGAAATTTTTCACCgtttaaagtgagaattttattAAGcacttttcttgttttcttccCAATCACTATTGTGCACCTGTCCGTATGATGATCACAAAAATCTACCCTCACATTGATTGGATGTACCTTGTTTGAAAATTCCATGCACAccttggattaaaaaaaaaaattcacccaaaatagcATTCCTTAAGAAACTGATGGCTTAAGAAGTGGGTGTCCCACCAAGAAGATCAAACAGCAATATCAATacacatttttacaaatttcatcTGCAAAGTCGTTAAATACCAGAATTCGTAAGTATTTCTGCTGGTACCGAAAGAACAAAAATGCGTCAAGTGTTGTGGCTATTCAGTGCTTCTCTTCAGGCGATCTTCTCTATTGACGAACTGAGGATCAACATCGCAAAAAACAATAACATTTTACCTCATACCATTAAGCTCATTACagcaaaaattataatattgtgTATAAGGCACTTCACACAGAGTTTTTcgtgtaaaaatcaaaatttaacctttatgacgtctacacactagaaggagcttttctcaaaaatttgcatttaaaaaaaattgacgatTCTTCTAGTGTGTAATGGCCTTTAGGTGCTGTTCACGTACAGTTGAATATTTATGGTCACATTGCGTTCTCTAAATGGGTAAAGTTCTGAaagatttagggcagaatcacattgacaataaaatggtCGCCGTTgccttaccgtatttcgttaatttacgtattttcattgcaattcttacgcatatttttttcattaccgtattacctcatctcatactcggtggtactaggtgaaaataatattataaaattgaagaaataaaacgaaaattcgataaacggtgagcaaaaaaaactgaaagagAAATAACTCGTACAGTCTTTttcgctcaccgtttatcgcattttcgtttttttcttcttcaattttattatattattatcacCTAGTGTCACcaaatatgagataaggtaatacggtaatcgggaatttaaaaatttaagaattgcaatgaatatgcgtaaattaacgaaataaggtgagcattttactgtcaatgtgattctgcccttaaggcAATCAAAAGACacgatgaaaagaaaattatttattgatttattttcttatgAATTCTGACTAAAACATTATCCataatgaatttaaatatttctttctgtaaaatatttttgacaaatagCGTTTTTTGATTGGTTGAAGAGGCTGAAGACTAAAAGCATTTAATGCTTTAACCAATCAGAGAAAGAGATtggactgaaatattttatgagattaatttttttttactgctgatAACgaccaaattaaaaataaattcaacatttataatttattaaaaaaatattcatgataAATATTATCTTTTTATTGGTCACggaataaatttcgtgaaaattgctcaatattgtgtaaaaaaacataataaagcTTCCTTTACAGTTGTTAGAAAACAATCTGATCAGTAGTGATATCAACAGAaagattttacacaaaaaaactCAGTGTGAAGCCATGAAGCCTTTAGGAACTGCAAATCTAATTATCGCTCTTGTTTTGTGAAATACTTTTTTCAGCATAAAATAGGCATAAATTGAGATTATGCTCCTTACGCTTCTGTGATAGATTTTCCTATCTTCCCGGTATTCTacaaaaaattatctaatttcTTGTAGATTACCGCAAATAAATCTACAAAATATCTAACACAACATTTCTATCAATCTTTACAGCATTCCTCCGAAAAATGTGCGATGGTTGGGGAGCGAAAACTGAAGAGGGTGGAGCCTAAAGGGATGATAACAGAAGAATGAcaatgaaatcaaaataatttgtaaagatATGGAAAAGAgacagaaaaaagaaaaaaaaataataataaatttcaaagtcGTGACGCAGACCATCATCATCAATTCAGCAATAAAATCAAGTTTTTTTGAAGATTCTTAAAGAACAATTTtgtaacaacaacaaaaaaatgacaacaaattaTGTGTAACATCGGagcataattaatttaaataaaatattttattatacaaaagaaaaaaacacaaccTTGcacgaaaatatttttgttgttaataaaaacaatagaTTAATTGCAGTTAGTTTTATATTGTGGACCATTAGTTTGAGGATACTTGGCCGTTCTATCTAGAAAAATTACATGAAGCCAGAATAAAGGTAGAGATGACTTTCTAATTTTGCTTTTCCTCAATTTTAAACTTCAATAATGCCTTAACAGTAGCATTACTTTTATTTGGATTAATACATTTTGTTTAatagaataatttattaaagcGCAATTAATTCAagatataattaaattgtttattatgCCATACAATATCTAAAGTCGCAATACTGCTTGCCAAGACATTTGGCAATTTATTGTTCAGTCCAAAAAGGGAAGTTCTCGAAAtagttaaaaatatcaattctGTATCAGGAATGTGTCTTTTATTGATCCCTGACCGTTCATGTTCATACTACAATCAATAGATACAATTTCCACTGATTTGTGTAATAAACCTTCAAACCCTCCTCTCCTCAACGCTTTTGGAGCATCAAATTTCTatggaaattatttaatatGTTTCTGTTTCagattttaattaacttttaaatCTATTAAATGTATTCTAGTTAGatgtgtttaaaaaatatatagttttttAAAACCTTGTTTCTTAACGGCTTGTTCGTTAATGCACTTTAAGATGATGAATTCATCGGCTGATTAAACAACTGTTCCGAACTGTTTCTATTTGCTGACAAAATCTGTTTCTAGATTTACCATTTtcaggaacagtaaaatttcacttttcgAGTAAACTTAATTTACTGAAAACACAGTAAAACTGAACAGTAAATATCAGAAATGTGAATTTACTGTTCTGTGTAGGAGAAGGAGAggaaacaataaaatttgaaaattatgaaaaattataattaatttataatttactaTTCGAAGAtctaaagactttttttttttttttttactcctgTTTTATTTGCAATCTGTATATATATACATTCAGCTAATTTTTTGGTTAAGTGACAAAAATGGCATGAGAGGAAGTTAAGTCCAATGACTTAATtcctaatattaaaaatttatacaatGTATACTTTAGGCATGGATTCTACTCAAACgagattaaaataaataaataaataaaataaagagacAAAAGTACATATATGTATCACAGTTGGCTTATCACAGAACAGGAATCAGCAGTCGTTTGAATCTGCTAGGCTCGCGTGAGGCTAATAACTCTTTTGCTAGGTTATTCGGGTGAGCCACCAGCTTTTTTCCATAAACCTTTCTGTAACGAGCGATCTCCTCTTGGACTGTAGGCAGTTGAAGATCATGTCGAATCAAATCATTGGGGACATACCATGGGGCATCCACCAAGATCCTTagagttttattttgaaatctttGGATTATTTCAATATTGGAGTGGGATGCTGAGCCCCATAGCTGAATACCATAAGCCCAAATAGGCTTCAGCATGGCCTTATATAAAAGCACTTTACTTTCAAGTGATAGATTTGATCTTCTCCCCAACATCCAGAACATCTTTCGAAACTTCAGACCCAGCTGGCATCGTTTcgacaaaatatgtttttgccaTGTCAGACGCCTATCCAAGTGCATACCCAGATATTTAACCTCGTTATGAATGGGCAAAACTTGACCGTTTAAGAGGACTGGAGGGCAGGTTTGACGTTTTGTAGTAAAAGTAATATGAACAGATTTGGCTTCTGACACTCTTACTTTCCATTTATTAAGCCATGGTTCTAAGGTCCGTAGCCCAACCTGGAGTTTTTGAGAGGCAATCTGGGGATCGCTGTGTGAGGCCATGAATACCGTATCGTCTGCATATGTAGCAACGATGACGTCGTCGATAACTGGCAAATCCGCTGTGTAAATTGCGTATAGGAGGGGAGCCAGGACACTCCCCTGAGGTACACCCGAAGCAGCAGGACATAAGTCTGATAGAGCATCTTCAAATTTTACGAAGAATGTTCTGTTTTCAAGATAAGACTTCAAAAGCGAGAAGAGTTGATGAGGAAAACATGACTTCAATTTACATAGAAGACCCATGTGCCACACCTTGTCAAACGCCTGCTGCACATCGAGAAAGACAGCAGAGCAAAATTTTCCCTCCTCCATTGCCCCTGCGATATGATCAACAACGCGATGTACTTGTTCAATAGTTGAGTGATGCTGTCTAAATCCAAACTGATGGTCAGGTATTAAATGCTTTCCGGACACAATTGGCTCTAACCTAGAGATCaagagcttttcaaaaagtttaGACAACACCGGAAGCAGACTAATGGGTCGGTAAGATGAACACTCCTCTAAAGGTTTTCCTGGCTTCGGACACATTGTAATCTGAGCAACCTTAAGCTGTACAGGGAAGTATTCTAATCGAAGCATGGCATTGAATATAAGTCTCAAAAAGAGAAGGCCCTTGTGAGGGAGCTCCCGAAGAATCCTGGCTGTCAAAAGATCAAAACCCGGTGCTTTTTTTGGGTTCATGCATTCAATGATCCTTTTGATCTCCAGAAGTCCAAATGGCTTTACAGGTAAGCACATCTGATGTGGGCTCTCCATGCACTGAATCATGTCATCATCCACCCCATGACCATTCTGGTTCGACCATGGCTGAAAAACCTTGACAAGATGGTCGGAGAAGACCAATGCCTTTTCCTCAGGACTTTTTGCCCAAACACCAGCAGGATCCCTAATTGGAGGCACCGGCACAATAGGCCTGGTTATCCGTTTGGTCGCCCTCCAGAGACTGTAGTCGGAATCCTGACCGGGAGTAAGCTTTGAAAGATATGACTGGAGCGAGTTTTCTCTCAGTTCAGACAAAAGTCTCTTCAGTTCCTTAGTGCTTTTGTTCAGGGCCCTCTTGAGATCCGGCGATCTAAACTGTTGCCAACGTTTCCTGAGTTGTCTTTTTTCAGCAATCTTGTTTCTAATATTGACTGGAACAAAAGACTTGATTGTGGATTCCCCAGAATCCGGTGTTGCTGCCCAAGCCGCTTCACGCAATCCATCAGCGAAATCCTCAACCGCAACTTCCAACTCAATAGAATCCTTAAGGGAAACGTCGATCGATAAGTGCCGATCAATTCTGCGTCTGAACTCAGCCCAATCCGTTCTTCGATTATGCAAAGACGGATTTCTTGGAGTTCTCTGAATTTCCGCAAATAAAGATAGGAAGACAGGAGAGTGGTCTGAGGACAGTTCCGAACTTGAGGTGACCACAGAGCGGCGCACATCTATACCCTTTGCAATAAAGAAGTCTATGACGTCAGGAATTTTATGCCTGTCGCTTGGCCAGTAGGTTGGTTCGCCCGTTGAAAGTACTCTCAAGTCAAGGTTCCTTATGGATTTAAGTAATTCTCGTCCTTTAGATGTGATAAGTCGCGATCCCCATTCTGTATGTTTCGCGTTAAAGTCACCTCCCACAATGAATCTCGATCCCAATACTGAGAACAATTGGGTAAAGTCTGCTTCCTTATTGTTGTACTTCGGTGGAAAGTAAATTGCAGAGAATGTAATTTTACCAACAAGATCATCTAACTGTATCATTGTTGCTTGTAGATGATCTTCAGATATGGAAGGCA is from Phlebotomus papatasi isolate M1 chromosome 1, Ppap_2.1, whole genome shotgun sequence and encodes:
- the LOC129799682 gene encoding myosin light chain alkali — encoded protein: MAGDLSARDIERAEFAFSIFDLDGEDCIDANSIGDVLRALNCNPTLATIEKMGGTKKRGEKKLKIEEFLPIYAQVKKEKDTGCYEDFLECLKLYDKNENGLMLLAELNHNLLALGEKLNDDEVAEVFKDCLDPEDDEGQIPYAPFLRKMCDGWGAKTEEGGA